From Parcubacteria group bacterium ADurb.Bin159, one genomic window encodes:
- the mdxE gene encoding Maltodextrin-binding protein MdxE precursor, with translation MSSKKLIIFLVIAAVLIIGLLIATSFLGKHKSEVDLSKKVKPITLTYWRTTDSPGDVSDIINSFHQRYSHISIAVRQIKPEEYERALLEAWAEDRGPDIFSIPLTMLGKYQSKIYPLPSYAVLEVGRKYVTQGLKEETKITLDKISLPNLRQLKETYIDAVSSNIISPDGKIYGFPLALDTLVMYYNRDLLNNAGIAEVPQTWQEFVEEIYRLTILDREGNFVQSGANLGGVDNISHLTDTVALLMMQNGTQMFSNGKASFNQPLAEDPSYFPGVEAVRFYTDFSRQGKETYTWNEAMPKDIEAFISGKLAFYFGWASERQKIRQLAPKLNFDSAPVPQIADTLRPVNIANYNLEVVSFKTKYPDESWAFLMEMTKPEVIKSYLAKTKYPTVHRSLINWQLEDYDLSPFVNGVLTAKVWYTGKNYSLVEEAFKEMIRDVILGRRETILDAINFCVQKVNLTL, from the coding sequence GTGTCTTCAAAAAAATTAATCATTTTTTTGGTTATTGCTGCTGTTTTAATAATTGGGCTTTTAATAGCCACGAGTTTTCTTGGCAAACATAAATCCGAAGTTGATTTAAGTAAAAAAGTAAAACCAATAACTTTAACTTATTGGCGGACGACTGATTCTCCGGGCGATGTTTCCGACATTATAAATAGTTTTCACCAACGTTATTCTCATATTTCTATTGCTGTTCGCCAAATTAAACCGGAAGAATACGAAAGGGCTTTACTTGAGGCTTGGGCAGAAGATAGGGGACCTGATATTTTTTCTATTCCCTTGACAATGCTCGGTAAATACCAATCAAAAATTTATCCCTTGCCCTCTTATGCTGTTTTAGAAGTGGGCAGAAAATATGTAACTCAGGGACTTAAAGAAGAAACAAAAATAACTTTGGATAAAATATCTTTACCTAATTTACGCCAGCTTAAAGAAACATATATTGATGCTGTTTCCTCTAATATTATTTCTCCTGATGGTAAAATTTATGGTTTTCCTTTAGCTCTGGATACTTTAGTGATGTATTATAATCGAGACCTTTTAAATAACGCGGGCATTGCTGAAGTTCCTCAAACTTGGCAAGAATTTGTGGAAGAAATTTATCGCTTAACCATTTTAGATAGAGAGGGCAATTTTGTTCAATCCGGCGCTAATTTAGGAGGAGTGGATAATATTTCTCATTTAACAGATACTGTGGCGCTTTTAATGATGCAAAATGGCACACAAATGTTTTCAAACGGCAAGGCAAGTTTTAATCAACCTTTAGCCGAAGATCCTTCTTATTTTCCCGGGGTAGAGGCAGTAAGATTTTATACTGATTTTTCCCGGCAGGGTAAAGAAACTTATACTTGGAACGAGGCTATGCCCAAAGACATTGAAGCTTTTATTAGCGGTAAATTGGCTTTTTATTTTGGCTGGGCCTCGGAAAGACAGAAAATCAGGCAACTTGCCCCAAAGCTTAATTTTGATTCTGCTCCTGTTCCTCAAATTGCTGATACTTTACGGCCGGTTAATATTGCCAATTATAATTTGGAAGTGGTTTCTTTTAAAACAAAATATCCAGATGAATCTTGGGCTTTTCTTATGGAAATGACTAAACCGGAAGTTATTAAATCGTATTTAGCAAAAACAAAATACCCCACCGTCCATCGCTCATTGATTAATTGGCAATTAGAAGATTATGATTTATCTCCTTTTGTTAATGGAGTTTTAACTGCTAAAGTTTGGTATACAGGAAAAAATTATTCATTAGTAGAGGAGGCGTTTAAAGAAATGATTCGCGATGTAATTTTAGGTAGGAGGGAAACAATTTTAGACGCTATAAATTTTTGTGTACAAAAAGTTAATTTAACCTTGTGA
- a CDS encoding TrbC/VIRB2 family protein translates to MLKIAKILFPFFFCLIAIAPVFAADEVVLTSPITISSISDLATNILKTIIGLVGVIALVMFIYGGILWMTSAGSAEQIKKGKDTLLWAILGLAFIFFSYSLLQFLLEEVIILK, encoded by the coding sequence ATGTTGAAAATTGCTAAAATTTTATTTCCTTTCTTTTTTTGTTTGATTGCTATTGCACCTGTTTTTGCTGCTGATGAAGTTGTTTTAACGTCGCCTATTACTATTAGCTCAATTTCTGATTTAGCTACCAATATTTTAAAAACAATTATCGGTTTAGTGGGAGTAATTGCTTTAGTGATGTTCATTTACGGTGGAATTCTCTGGATGACCTCAGCTGGTTCAGCCGAACAAATAAAAAAAGGCAAAGATACGCTTCTTTGGGCAATTCTTGGTTTAGCTTTTATCTTTTTTTCTTATTCCCTATTGCAATTTCTTTTAGAAGAAGTTATAATTTTAAAATAA
- a CDS encoding TrbC/VIRB2 family protein has product MRKKFEGVLSLKKKVSLIFLAVFLLCLCSPVFAAESNSTKSNPTLDQLSGVAENAGLVSKSPTALIGSIIKWVLGFMGVVLAIMIIYGGILWMSAGGNTEQISKARNTIINGIIGLVIVFAAYSIARFVIEGLQTEILK; this is encoded by the coding sequence ATGAGGAAGAAATTTGAGGGAGTTCTTTCCCTCAAGAAAAAGGTCAGCTTGATTTTTCTGGCAGTATTTTTGCTATGTTTGTGTTCACCTGTTTTTGCTGCAGAATCCAATTCCACCAAATCCAATCCCACTTTAGACCAATTAAGTGGAGTAGCTGAAAACGCCGGATTAGTTAGCAAAAGCCCCACGGCCTTAATAGGCAGTATAATTAAATGGGTTTTAGGTTTTATGGGTGTTGTTTTAGCCATAATGATTATTTATGGGGGTATTCTTTGGATGTCTGCTGGTGGTAATACCGAACAAATATCTAAAGCTAGAAATACTATTATCAATGGCATTATTGGTTTGGTTATTGTTTTCGCTGCTTATAGTATCGCTCGTTTTGTTATCGAGGGTCTACAAACAGAAATATTAAAATAG